One segment of Niabella beijingensis DNA contains the following:
- a CDS encoding GNAT family N-acetyltransferase — protein MNIRYKLLDSNDEVLLRELFQLYTEVFDTPYAMPEASRFRYLLSADHLLFIAAIQNDRVAGGLTAHILPSLYSEASEVYVYDLAVAPAVQRKGIGKQLLATLNSWCSTHRVKGFFVQAAITDQHAVDFYQATGGTPEKVIHFSYATEN, from the coding sequence ATGAATATCCGGTACAAACTCCTGGACAGTAATGATGAAGTATTGTTACGGGAACTGTTTCAGCTTTACACCGAAGTATTTGACACGCCTTATGCGATGCCGGAAGCTTCCCGTTTCCGCTATTTGCTCAGCGCAGATCACCTACTGTTCATTGCCGCAATACAAAACGACCGGGTTGCAGGCGGTTTAACGGCACATATCCTTCCTTCCCTTTATTCGGAAGCGTCGGAAGTATATGTATACGACCTGGCCGTAGCCCCGGCAGTTCAGCGCAAAGGCATCGGCAAACAGTTGCTGGCCACATTAAACAGCTGGTGCAGCACACATCGGGTGAAAGGCTTTTTCGTGCAGGCAGCTATTACAGACCAGCACGCGGTTGACTTTTACCAGGCCACCGGGGGCACGCCGGAAAAAGTGATCCACTTTTCGTATGCAACGGAAAACTGA
- the uvrC gene encoding excinuclease ABC subunit UvrC, with amino-acid sequence MTQEEFSNIAATIPHQPGIYKYFDDAGKILYVGKAKDLRKRVGSYFNKTFTNYKTHELVQRIHHLEFTIVNSEPDAFFLENSLIKQFQPKYNINLKDSKSYPYIVIKNEPFPRIYLTRQPVNDGSEYLGPYTSVFKVRELLEFIKRTIPMRTCSLNLTPKNIQKGKFKVCLEYHLGNCKGPCEGLQTREDYDANIGQIRDLLKGNLGPVIRHFKEEMKQHADALEFEKAEQVRRKIEYLEEYYQSKSVITGIKGGDKDVFSIIKDKSVAYVNYLMIRNGTVVQTQTNKLETHLDEPVEEILVYAISQLRMTFNSQVPEIVVPFDIEYPEAGVDTMVPRAGDRKKLLELSEKNAGYFIEELKNKERIKINRNVGHVKVLEQLQIDLQLQELPVHIECFDNSNFQGSYPVSAMVCFKNGVPSKKDYRHFNVKTVEGINDFASMKEAVYRRYKRLKEEGAALPQLVIIDGGKGQLGAALEAVEDLELQGSITLIGLAKNVEELFFAGDMESLKLPYNSPSLKLIRFIRDQVHRFGITFHRQKRSKGTFKNELEDIKGIGKNTADELLKAFRSVKNVKERSLDELAIVVGKAKAQLIVDHFAL; translated from the coding sequence TTGACACAGGAAGAATTTTCAAATATCGCCGCCACTATTCCGCACCAGCCGGGCATCTATAAATACTTTGATGATGCCGGGAAGATCCTGTATGTAGGCAAGGCAAAAGACCTGCGCAAACGGGTGGGTTCTTATTTCAATAAAACATTTACCAATTATAAGACCCACGAGCTGGTACAGCGCATCCATCACCTGGAGTTTACCATTGTAAACAGCGAACCGGATGCTTTCTTTCTGGAGAATTCCCTGATCAAGCAGTTCCAGCCCAAATACAATATCAACCTGAAGGACAGCAAATCCTATCCGTATATTGTTATCAAGAACGAACCGTTCCCCCGTATTTACCTCACAAGACAACCGGTAAACGATGGTTCCGAGTACCTGGGGCCTTATACCTCTGTTTTTAAGGTACGCGAACTGCTGGAGTTTATTAAGCGCACCATTCCCATGCGTACCTGCAGTCTGAACCTGACACCTAAAAACATTCAGAAAGGAAAATTCAAGGTCTGCCTGGAATACCACCTCGGCAACTGCAAAGGCCCCTGCGAAGGGCTGCAGACCCGGGAGGATTATGATGCAAACATCGGCCAGATACGGGATCTTCTGAAAGGCAACCTGGGACCGGTGATCCGCCATTTCAAAGAAGAAATGAAACAACATGCCGATGCCCTGGAGTTTGAAAAAGCGGAACAGGTGCGCCGGAAAATTGAATACCTGGAAGAATATTATCAGTCCAAATCCGTGATCACCGGGATAAAGGGAGGCGACAAAGACGTATTTTCCATCATAAAGGACAAATCGGTCGCCTATGTAAATTACCTCATGATCCGGAACGGAACGGTAGTACAAACCCAAACCAACAAGCTGGAAACACATCTGGATGAGCCGGTTGAAGAGATCCTGGTTTATGCCATCAGCCAGCTGCGCATGACGTTCAACAGCCAGGTGCCGGAGATCGTGGTACCTTTCGACATCGAGTACCCCGAAGCGGGTGTTGATACAATGGTACCCCGGGCCGGAGACCGGAAAAAATTACTGGAACTTTCTGAAAAGAATGCCGGTTATTTTATTGAAGAGCTGAAGAACAAGGAACGGATAAAGATCAACCGGAATGTGGGTCATGTAAAGGTATTGGAACAGTTGCAGATCGATCTTCAGCTCCAGGAGCTGCCCGTCCACATCGAATGTTTTGATAACTCCAATTTCCAGGGCAGTTACCCGGTATCCGCCATGGTTTGTTTTAAAAACGGCGTGCCGAGTAAAAAAGATTACCGTCATTTTAATGTAAAGACCGTCGAGGGCATCAACGATTTTGCCAGCATGAAGGAGGCGGTGTACCGCCGCTATAAACGACTGAAAGAAGAAGGGGCTGCATTGCCGCAACTGGTGATCATTGATGGAGGTAAAGGTCAGCTGGGAGCGGCACTGGAGGCCGTTGAGGACCTGGAGCTGCAGGGGAGCATCACCCTGATCGGTCTGGCAAAAAACGTGGAAGAGCTCTTTTTTGCAGGTGATATGGAATCACTGAAATTACCCTACAACAGCCCGAGCCTCAAGCTCATCCGTTTTATCCGCGACCAGGTACACCGTTTCGGTATCACCTTCCACCGTCAGAAGCGGAGCAAGGGCACCTTTAAAAATGAGCTGGAAGACATAAAAGGCATTGGGAAAAACACTGCCGATGAGTTGCTGAAGGCCTTCCGGTCGGTTAAGAACGTTAAAGAAAGATCGCTGGACGAGCTGGCCATTGTAGTAGGGAAGGCAAAGGCCCAGCTTATCGTTGATCATTTTGCTTTATGA
- the gpmI gene encoding 2,3-bisphosphoglycerate-independent phosphoglycerate mutase — translation MSQKRAILLIMDGWGLGKVASADAIQNANVPFTKSLYEKYPNTTLTTFGELVGLPEGQMGNSEVGHLNLGAGRIVYQELQRINVAIKTGELAANTELLRTVTHARDNNKPLHLLGLVSDGGVHSHISHLKALINICKDNGLNEVYIHAFTDGRDTDPKSGLGFIQDLQQHLDQTGVGKIATVDGRYYAMDRDKRWERVALAYDALVNGKGATAPSAVDAIKNSYAQDITDEFIKPTVIVDAENKPVATIQNGDSALCFNFRTDRCREITQVLTQQNYPEYNMHTLELDYTTMTVYDHTFKNVHVLFRNEDLTQTIGEVIEANHLKQIRIAETEKYPHVTFFFSGGRENPFVGESRILKPSPKVATYDLQPEMSAKELTEAILPEIRNKNADFICLNFANADMVGHTGVFAAAIKAVETVDQCVEQIVTEALKQDYVVFLTADHGNSDYLINEDGSPNTAHSMNPVPLFIIDNNFKGAIKEGKLGDIAPTILTFMKLPIPKEMTGDVLVDKDSI, via the coding sequence ATGTCACAAAAAAGAGCGATCTTATTAATAATGGACGGCTGGGGACTCGGTAAAGTTGCATCAGCAGACGCCATCCAGAATGCCAACGTGCCTTTTACAAAATCTTTATACGAAAAATATCCGAATACCACGCTGACCACTTTTGGAGAATTGGTGGGTCTGCCGGAGGGGCAAATGGGCAACTCCGAGGTAGGGCATCTCAATCTGGGCGCCGGGCGCATTGTGTATCAGGAGCTTCAACGCATCAATGTAGCCATAAAGACAGGTGAACTGGCGGCTAATACCGAACTATTGCGCACTGTTACACATGCCCGGGACAATAACAAGCCCTTACACCTGTTAGGCCTGGTAAGCGATGGCGGCGTACACTCTCATATTAGCCACCTGAAAGCACTAATTAACATTTGTAAGGATAACGGATTAAACGAAGTTTATATCCACGCCTTCACCGACGGCAGGGATACAGATCCCAAAAGCGGACTCGGATTTATACAGGACCTGCAACAGCACCTGGACCAGACCGGAGTGGGTAAAATAGCAACCGTGGACGGACGTTATTACGCCATGGACCGGGACAAGCGCTGGGAGCGCGTGGCACTTGCCTACGATGCCCTGGTAAACGGGAAAGGAGCAACAGCTCCTTCAGCCGTGGACGCCATAAAAAACAGCTATGCACAGGACATTACCGATGAATTTATAAAGCCCACTGTAATTGTCGACGCCGAAAATAAACCTGTTGCCACTATTCAGAACGGAGACTCGGCGCTCTGCTTTAACTTCCGGACCGACCGCTGCCGGGAAATCACACAGGTGCTGACCCAGCAGAACTACCCGGAATACAATATGCATACACTGGAACTGGATTATACCACCATGACCGTTTACGACCACACCTTCAAAAATGTGCATGTATTATTCCGCAATGAAGACCTTACCCAGACCATCGGAGAAGTGATCGAGGCCAATCATCTGAAGCAGATCCGTATTGCCGAAACAGAAAAATACCCGCATGTTACCTTCTTCTTCAGCGGCGGACGCGAAAATCCTTTTGTAGGTGAAAGCCGTATCTTAAAACCTTCACCCAAAGTAGCGACCTACGATCTGCAGCCGGAAATGAGCGCAAAGGAACTTACGGAAGCCATTTTGCCGGAGATCCGGAATAAGAATGCCGATTTCATTTGCCTGAATTTCGCCAATGCTGATATGGTAGGCCACACCGGTGTTTTTGCAGCAGCCATTAAGGCGGTGGAGACTGTTGACCAGTGCGTGGAGCAGATCGTAACAGAAGCGCTGAAACAGGATTACGTGGTGTTCCTGACCGCAGACCACGGTAATTCCGACTACCTGATCAACGAAGATGGCAGTCCCAATACCGCACACAGCATGAACCCGGTGCCGTTGTTCATTATCGACAATAACTTTAAAGGGGCTATAAAAGAAGGAAAACTGGGAGATATCGCTCCAACCATTCTTACTTTTATGAAGCTGCCGATCCCCAAAGAAATGACAGGAGATGTATTAGTGGATAAGGATTCCATATAA
- a CDS encoding translation initiation factor, translated as MAKNKSDRQGFVYSTDPDFKFEPDADQPATLPPAQQRLRIQLETKHRGGKTASVILGFTGTDDALQELAKKLKSFCGTGGNAKDGEIIIQGDHRDKLLQWFQKQGYTQVKKSGG; from the coding sequence GTGGCAAAGAACAAATCAGACAGGCAGGGGTTTGTCTACAGCACCGATCCGGATTTTAAATTTGAACCGGATGCAGACCAGCCGGCTACCCTGCCGCCTGCACAGCAACGGCTGCGCATTCAGCTGGAAACAAAACACCGCGGCGGAAAGACGGCCAGTGTGATACTGGGGTTTACAGGTACCGATGATGCCCTGCAGGAGCTGGCAAAAAAACTGAAATCGTTTTGCGGAACGGGTGGCAACGCCAAGGATGGCGAAATCATCATCCAGGGTGATCACCGCGACAAACTGCTGCAATGGTTCCAGAAGCAAGGGTATACACAGGTCAAAAAAAGCGGGGGATAG
- a CDS encoding phosphatase PAP2 family protein, which yields MTSFLYIPFPDWLVKADRWLFELINIKSAGPVLDGLLPLFRNPYVWGPVYLFVVAFVLINFKKQGAFWLLLFICTAASTDLVGAHLFKDIFERLRPCNDPEMEGKVRLVLGRCSGGFSFVSNHAINHFGISMFFFVTFRRFFKYAWLPLIWAGIIGFAQIYVGVHYPFDVLGGTALGILIGWFWGNLFNKRFGFHIFDKESTEIV from the coding sequence ATGACCTCATTTTTGTATATCCCGTTTCCGGATTGGCTGGTAAAAGCAGACCGCTGGTTATTTGAGCTGATCAATATAAAAAGTGCCGGTCCGGTTCTGGACGGACTGCTGCCGCTTTTCCGCAATCCCTATGTATGGGGACCGGTGTACCTCTTTGTGGTGGCCTTTGTGCTGATCAATTTTAAAAAACAGGGCGCATTCTGGCTGTTGTTGTTTATCTGTACGGCGGCCAGTACCGATCTGGTGGGTGCACACCTGTTTAAGGACATTTTCGAGCGGCTGCGTCCCTGCAATGACCCGGAGATGGAAGGGAAGGTACGCCTGGTACTGGGGCGCTGTTCCGGCGGGTTCAGTTTTGTATCCAACCATGCGATCAATCATTTTGGTATCAGCATGTTCTTTTTTGTAACCTTCCGCCGCTTTTTTAAGTATGCCTGGCTGCCGCTCATCTGGGCCGGTATTATCGGGTTTGCCCAGATATATGTAGGCGTGCACTATCCCTTCGACGTTCTCGGAGGTACCGCCCTCGGGATTTTAATTGGATGGTTTTGGGGCAACTTATTCAATAAAAGATTCGGATTTCATATCTTCGATAAGGAATCAACCGAAATAGTTTAA
- the nadC gene encoding carboxylating nicotinate-nucleotide diphosphorylase → MIDQFQEKLGQLISNALQEDIGSGDYSTLSCIDPQAKGKAVLKVKQEGILAGVQVAAAILRFREPGSTVTFFMEDGSAMQPGDVAFEVEALEHTILQCERLLLNCMQRMSGIATLTRKYTDKLKGYRTRLLDTRKTTPNFRLLEKEAVRIGGGVNHRFGLYDMIMLKDNHIDYAGGIENAIQKAHAYVTEHRLGIKIEIETRTLADVKKVMEVGPGKVFRVMLDNFTPEQITEALNIISGAFETEASGGINLDTLEAYAATGVDFVSVGGLIHQAQSLDLSLKAKV, encoded by the coding sequence ATGATAGATCAATTTCAGGAAAAACTCGGACAACTGATCAGTAACGCGCTTCAGGAAGACATAGGAAGCGGGGATTATTCCACACTGTCCTGCATCGACCCGCAGGCAAAGGGAAAAGCCGTGCTGAAGGTAAAGCAGGAAGGTATTCTGGCCGGTGTGCAGGTGGCTGCCGCGATCTTAAGGTTCAGGGAGCCGGGTAGTACTGTCACATTTTTTATGGAGGATGGCAGCGCAATGCAGCCCGGCGATGTGGCATTTGAAGTGGAGGCACTGGAGCATACCATTCTGCAATGCGAGCGGCTGCTGCTGAACTGTATGCAGCGTATGAGTGGTATTGCAACACTAACCCGTAAGTATACCGATAAGCTGAAAGGGTACCGGACGCGTTTACTCGACACAAGAAAGACCACACCAAATTTCCGGTTGCTGGAAAAGGAGGCCGTACGTATCGGCGGTGGAGTGAACCATCGCTTTGGTCTTTATGATATGATCATGCTGAAGGACAATCATATCGATTATGCCGGAGGCATAGAGAACGCCATTCAGAAAGCGCATGCATATGTAACGGAGCACCGGTTAGGGATAAAAATAGAAATAGAAACCCGCACACTGGCGGATGTAAAAAAAGTGATGGAAGTGGGCCCGGGAAAAGTGTTTCGCGTAATGCTGGATAATTTTACACCGGAGCAGATAACGGAGGCGCTGAATATCATCAGCGGAGCCTTTGAAACAGAAGCAAGCGGGGGCATTAACCTGGATACGCTGGAAGCTTATGCCGCTACGGGTGTTGATTTTGTGAGTGTGGGCGGACTGATCCACCAGGCGCAAAGTCTCGACCTGAGCCTGAAAGCGAAGGTTTAG
- a CDS encoding rhodanese-like domain-containing protein → MKRTILLFILLFLSIPGIVRAQTAVTKARVDYDAFENLVKEVKEHREKRLVPLDEFLKLSSDSGVLVLDTRSDEMYNRKHIKGAVHLNFSDFTQANLARLIPSFKTKVLIYCNNNFEGDQRNFATKTVVPAAALKKVKPITLALNIPTYINLYGYGYRNVFELSELVHIDDPRLQLEGTGVGGPGPSPAGVTLMSKR, encoded by the coding sequence ATGAAACGGACAATCCTGCTTTTCATTTTACTTTTCTTATCGATACCTGGTATCGTACGGGCCCAAACGGCTGTTACAAAGGCCAGGGTTGATTACGATGCTTTCGAAAACCTGGTAAAAGAAGTGAAGGAACACCGGGAAAAAAGACTGGTGCCCCTGGATGAATTTTTAAAACTAAGCAGCGACAGCGGTGTGCTTGTACTGGATACCCGGTCGGATGAAATGTACAACCGGAAACACATAAAAGGTGCGGTACATCTGAATTTTTCAGACTTTACACAGGCGAACCTGGCCAGGCTGATCCCTTCGTTTAAAACAAAAGTGCTCATCTACTGTAATAATAATTTTGAGGGAGATCAGCGCAACTTCGCCACCAAAACGGTGGTACCGGCCGCTGCGCTCAAAAAGGTAAAGCCCATCACCCTGGCTTTGAATATTCCCACCTATATCAACTTATATGGATATGGTTACCGGAATGTGTTCGAGCTTTCCGAGCTGGTGCACATCGATGATCCCCGTCTGCAACTGGAAGGCACCGGGGTCGGTGGTCCCGGACCTTCACCCGCAGGTGTAACACTGATGTCGAAAAGATGA
- a CDS encoding DUF4783 domain-containing protein — MKHFLRLSLIAVSTCLLVSGLHAQSVDGVITSLKTGNAAQLVGNVGGSMQLTIADKSNTYNKSQAEQALKDFFGKNTVKGFELKHKGSSPTGNYAIGTLQTAGGSYRVNIFMRKEKGGEVIKELRFQLIE, encoded by the coding sequence ATGAAACATTTTTTACGATTGTCCTTAATTGCTGTTTCAACCTGCTTACTGGTCTCCGGTTTACATGCGCAGAGTGTGGACGGCGTTATTACAAGTCTTAAAACAGGAAATGCGGCCCAGCTTGTAGGAAATGTGGGAGGAAGCATGCAGCTGACCATCGCCGACAAAAGCAATACCTACAACAAGTCGCAGGCGGAGCAGGCATTAAAGGACTTTTTTGGAAAGAATACCGTAAAGGGTTTTGAGCTGAAACACAAAGGCAGCTCGCCCACCGGCAACTATGCTATCGGCACCCTGCAAACAGCGGGCGGCAGCTACCGGGTAAATATTTTTATGCGGAAAGAGAAGGGCGGTGAGGTGATCAAAGAATTGCGTTTCCAGCTGATTGAGTAA
- a CDS encoding LTA synthase family protein, whose amino-acid sequence MLSRLKIPKTILWVINTGLVLFALFFIFRLITFFAFKPPGISFNDCIPAFVLGIQYDLRWIAVFLLPIILFSYHRSFSPFYSARNKRIWTWYLAVITFLIFLFFIADLVSFSYNRTRLDAGAMNFVEDPGISLNMIWQTYPLVWILVGLAAAVISFKWALNKSHWQVINLTDGKAIPHRKMPFIAAALLLGLFAYGKMGPPLKWKDSFALRDSFKTYLALNPLQNFFSTMKFREPVINEKGAREAFPLMAGFLQLPPNAPFGFKRTIAPHSAALESKPNVVLVICESYSMYKSTMSGNKLNASPFFDSLSKKGIFFERCFTPHFSTARGLFAILTGTPDVQLFKFSTRNPEAINQNTIINNFTDYSKHYFLGGDPEFNNFEGLLMNISNLRLHTEQTIKAPRINVWGVSDKDLFLAANDVFKAEKTPFFAIIQTSDNHRPYTIPESDRDFTRKIIPKDTLLANGFESPEEYNTFRYADYSIQKFMEAATKEAYFHNTIFVFIGDHGVAGNATNVYPAVWTTHRLSDEHVPFLIYAPYLVAPQLKKETVSQIDVLPTIAGLLQRPYENFTLGRDLLDPGKKGNAAFITNTAGKIGMVNDDFYYVKSLGFAEEDLVPIDTAAHYSPAALDSVKKKMRAFTEAYYQTAQYLLLNNKQLP is encoded by the coding sequence ATGTTATCAAGGCTGAAAATACCAAAGACCATTCTGTGGGTGATCAACACCGGACTGGTGCTTTTTGCCTTGTTCTTCATATTCCGCCTGATCACGTTCTTTGCCTTCAAACCACCGGGGATCTCTTTTAACGATTGTATCCCGGCCTTTGTGCTGGGTATCCAGTACGATCTCCGCTGGATCGCGGTATTCCTGCTGCCCATCATCCTGTTCAGCTATCACCGGTCCTTCTCTCCTTTTTATTCTGCGCGCAACAAACGCATCTGGACCTGGTACCTGGCGGTGATCACCTTCCTGATCTTTCTTTTTTTTATTGCCGACCTGGTCAGCTTTTCCTATAACCGCACCCGGCTGGATGCCGGTGCCATGAACTTTGTGGAAGATCCGGGCATTTCCCTGAACATGATCTGGCAGACCTACCCGCTTGTCTGGATCCTGGTGGGACTTGCAGCCGCCGTCATCAGCTTTAAATGGGCACTGAACAAAAGTCACTGGCAGGTGATCAACCTGACCGATGGCAAAGCTATTCCCCACCGTAAAATGCCCTTTATCGCCGCAGCCCTCCTGCTGGGACTTTTCGCTTATGGTAAAATGGGCCCGCCGCTGAAATGGAAGGACTCCTTTGCGCTCAGGGACAGTTTTAAAACCTACCTGGCGCTGAACCCGCTGCAAAATTTCTTTTCCACTATGAAATTCAGGGAGCCTGTGATCAATGAAAAAGGCGCGCGCGAAGCATTCCCGCTTATGGCCGGCTTCCTGCAGCTTCCGCCCAATGCACCTTTTGGCTTTAAACGCACCATTGCGCCCCATAGTGCCGCACTGGAAAGTAAACCCAATGTGGTATTGGTCATCTGCGAGTCGTACAGCATGTATAAAAGTACGATGAGCGGCAACAAACTCAATGCCTCTCCCTTTTTTGATTCTCTGAGCAAAAAAGGCATCTTCTTTGAACGTTGTTTTACGCCGCACTTTTCAACCGCAAGAGGGCTTTTTGCCATTCTCACCGGTACCCCGGATGTGCAGTTGTTCAAATTTTCCACGCGGAACCCGGAAGCCATCAACCAGAATACCATCATCAATAATTTCACCGACTACTCCAAACATTATTTTTTAGGCGGTGACCCGGAGTTCAATAATTTTGAAGGTCTGTTAATGAACATCAGCAACCTCCGCCTGCATACAGAGCAAACCATCAAAGCGCCGCGTATCAATGTATGGGGCGTAAGTGATAAGGACCTGTTCCTCGCAGCCAATGATGTCTTTAAGGCAGAAAAAACACCCTTCTTTGCCATCATCCAAACATCCGATAACCACCGGCCATATACGATACCGGAGTCGGACAGGGATTTTACCCGGAAAATAATACCAAAGGATACGCTTCTGGCAAACGGGTTCGAATCGCCCGAAGAGTATAACACCTTCCGGTATGCCGACTATTCGATCCAAAAATTTATGGAGGCGGCAACAAAGGAAGCCTATTTTCACAATACGATTTTTGTATTCATCGGTGATCACGGTGTGGCCGGCAATGCCACCAATGTATACCCGGCGGTATGGACCACGCACCGCCTTTCCGATGAACATGTTCCCTTTCTGATTTACGCGCCCTATCTTGTAGCGCCGCAATTAAAGAAGGAAACAGTTTCCCAGATCGATGTATTGCCCACCATTGCGGGATTGCTGCAACGTCCTTATGAGAATTTTACGCTGGGCCGTGATCTGCTTGATCCCGGCAAGAAAGGCAATGCCGCATTTATCACCAACACAGCGGGAAAGATCGGAATGGTCAATGATGATTTCTATTATGTAAAAAGCCTCGGGTTTGCGGAAGAGGATCTTGTTCCCATTGACACAGCTGCTCATTATTCTCCCGCCGCGCTGGATTCTGTGAAAAAAAAGATGCGTGCTTTTACCGAGGCCTATTACCAGACGGCTCAATACCTCCTTCTCAACAACAAACAACTTCCTTAG
- a CDS encoding hemolysin family protein, which produces MELLIIALLILLNGLFSMAEIALVSARKARLEAQANKGDKRAEAALKLANHPDVFLSTVQIGITLIGILTGIYSGDKITGHITSFLVQFPNIAPYSKGIATTTVVIIITYFTLIFGELVPKRIGLSRPEKIAKFVAQPMRWVSIITYPFIWLLTKSSGLIGKLFNIKSENSQVTEEEIKAIISEGTEQGTLEETEQEIIERVFHLSDRNITSLMTHRSDIVWFKVNDTEEMIREKILKEPHSIYPICDEEIDNIKGVISLKDLYTNKDTVPFKDLMRPALFVPENNTAFRVMEKFKESQLHSCFIIDEYGSVLGMITLNDILEAIIGEMPDENEDDYEIVRREDDSFLVDAQIPFYDFLSYFDKAEWMNEGEQEFDTLAGFILHRLKQIPSTGDKLDWNGFDFEIVDMDGHRIDKVLVHISNELKEEMDEE; this is translated from the coding sequence ATGGAACTACTCATAATAGCCTTATTGATTTTACTCAATGGACTATTCTCAATGGCAGAAATAGCACTTGTATCAGCCAGGAAAGCAAGATTGGAAGCCCAGGCAAACAAAGGCGATAAACGGGCTGAAGCAGCACTCAAGCTGGCCAATCACCCGGATGTCTTTTTATCCACTGTACAAATAGGTATTACCCTTATCGGTATCTTAACCGGTATCTACTCCGGAGATAAAATTACCGGACATATTACTTCTTTCCTTGTACAATTTCCAAACATTGCACCTTACAGCAAAGGCATTGCTACCACAACAGTGGTAATCATTATCACTTATTTTACACTGATCTTCGGCGAGCTAGTGCCCAAAAGGATCGGGCTGTCCCGGCCGGAAAAAATTGCCAAGTTTGTAGCACAACCCATGCGGTGGGTATCCATCATCACGTATCCGTTTATATGGTTGCTGACCAAATCGAGCGGATTGATCGGTAAACTTTTCAATATAAAAAGTGAGAACAGCCAGGTTACGGAGGAAGAGATCAAAGCGATCATCAGCGAGGGAACCGAACAGGGAACGCTGGAAGAGACGGAGCAGGAGATCATTGAGCGGGTCTTTCACCTGAGCGACCGGAACATTACTTCCCTGATGACGCACCGGAGTGATATTGTATGGTTCAAAGTGAACGACACCGAAGAAATGATCCGGGAGAAAATCTTAAAGGAGCCGCATTCGATTTACCCGATCTGTGATGAAGAAATTGATAATATAAAAGGGGTGATCTCACTGAAAGACCTGTACACCAACAAAGACACGGTGCCGTTCAAAGACCTGATGCGTCCCGCACTTTTTGTACCGGAAAATAATACGGCGTTCCGCGTAATGGAGAAATTTAAAGAATCGCAGTTACACTCCTGTTTTATTATCGATGAATACGGGAGCGTGCTGGGAATGATCACCCTGAACGATATCCTGGAAGCGATCATCGGTGAGATGCCTGATGAGAACGAAGATGATTATGAGATCGTCCGCAGGGAGGATGATTCATTCCTCGTGGATGCGCAGATCCCTTTTTACGATTTCCTTTCCTATTTCGATAAGGCCGAATGGATGAATGAAGGTGAGCAGGAATTTGACACACTGGCCGGATTTATCCTGCACCGGCTGAAACAGATCCCTTCCACAGGCGACAAGCTCGACTGGAACGGGTTCGATTTTGAGATTGTGGATATGGACGGGCATCGCATTGATAAGGTACTGGTACATATCAGCAATGAACTGAAGGAAGAGATGGATGAGGAATAG